Proteins encoded in a region of the Hirundo rustica isolate bHirRus1 chromosome 10, bHirRus1.pri.v3, whole genome shotgun sequence genome:
- the PPP1R7 gene encoding protein phosphatase 1 regulatory subunit 7 isoform X2, which translates to MAAESAAGPQEMMEVDKRIESEESGDEEGRKQAVRLVTELSQQSLRDEQNGESSAGEAETPVDMETISLDPEAEDVDLNHFRIGKIEGFEVLKKVKTLCLRQNLIKHIENLEQLQTLRELDLYDNQIRKIENLESLVDLEILDISFNVLRHIEGLDRLTQLKKLFLVNNKISKIENLSNLQMLQMLELGSNRIRAIENIDALANLDSLFLGKNKITKLQNLDALTNLTVLSIQNNRLTKIEGLQSLVNLRELYLSHNGIEVVEGLENNNKLTMLDIAANRIKKIENISHLTELQEFWMNDNLVESWSDLDELKGAKNLETVYLERNPLQKDPQYRRKIMLALPTVRQIDATFVRF; encoded by the exons ATGGCGGCGGAGAGCGCAGCGGGGCCGCAGGAGATGATGGAGG TCGATAAGCGGATCGAGTCCGAGGAGTCGGGAGACGAGGAGGGGAGGAAGCAGGCGGTTCGCTTGGTGACAGAGCTCAGCCAGCAGAGCCTGCGGGATGAGCAGAACGGCGAGAGCTCCGCAG GGGAAGCGGAGACACCAGTGGACATGGAGACTATTAGCCTGGACCCAGAAGCTGAG GATGTTGACTTGAATCATTTCCGAATTGGGAAGATTGAAGGATTTGAGGTGCTCAAGAAAGTGAAG ACTCTGTGTCTCCGTCAGAATTTGATTAAGCACATTGAaaacctggagcagctgcagaccTTGCGGGAGCTGGATCTCTATGACAATCAGATTCGGAAGATTGAGAACTTGGAGTCCCTGGTGGATCTTGA GATCCTGGACATCTCCTTTAATGTCCTGCGGCACATTGAAGGACTAGATCGGCTTACCCAACTGAAAAAACTCTTCCTTGTCAACAACAAAATCAGCAAAATTGAGAATTTGAGCAACTTGCAGATGCTGCAGATGTTAGAGTTGGGGTCCAATCGAATTCGG GCAATTGAAAACATCGATGCCTTGGCTAATCTCGACAGTCTGTTCCTTGGAAAGAATAAAATCACCAAGCTCCAGAACTTGGATGCGCTGACAAACCTGACTGTGCTCAGCATACAG AACAACCGTCTGACCAAGAttgaggggctgcagagcttgGTGAACCTGCGGGAGCTGTACCTCAGCCACAACGGCATCGAAGTCGTCGAGGGACTGGAGAACAAT AACAAACTCACAATGCTGGACATTGCAGCCAACAGAATTAAGAAGATCGAGAACATCAGTCACCtaacagagctgcaggagttcTGG aTGAATGACAACCTCGTGGAGAGCTGGAGCGACCTGGATGAGCTGAAAGGAGCCAAGAATTTGGAGACTGTCTACCTGGAGCGAAACCCCTTGCAGAAGGACCCCCAGTACCGGCGCAAGATCATGCTGGCGCTCCCGACCGTGCGGCAGATCGACGCCACCTTCGTTCGATTCTga
- the PPP1R7 gene encoding protein phosphatase 1 regulatory subunit 7 isoform X1 codes for MGGKSASKIKVETRVDKRIESEESGDEEGRKQAVRLVTELSQQSLRDEQNGESSAGEAETPVDMETISLDPEAEDVDLNHFRIGKIEGFEVLKKVKTLCLRQNLIKHIENLEQLQTLRELDLYDNQIRKIENLESLVDLEILDISFNVLRHIEGLDRLTQLKKLFLVNNKISKIENLSNLQMLQMLELGSNRIRAIENIDALANLDSLFLGKNKITKLQNLDALTNLTVLSIQNNRLTKIEGLQSLVNLRELYLSHNGIEVVEGLENNNKLTMLDIAANRIKKIENISHLTELQEFWMNDNLVESWSDLDELKGAKNLETVYLERNPLQKDPQYRRKIMLALPTVRQIDATFVRF; via the exons ATGGGAGGAAAAAGTGCATCCAAAATCAAAGTAGAAACAAGGG TCGATAAGCGGATCGAGTCCGAGGAGTCGGGAGACGAGGAGGGGAGGAAGCAGGCGGTTCGCTTGGTGACAGAGCTCAGCCAGCAGAGCCTGCGGGATGAGCAGAACGGCGAGAGCTCCGCAG GGGAAGCGGAGACACCAGTGGACATGGAGACTATTAGCCTGGACCCAGAAGCTGAG GATGTTGACTTGAATCATTTCCGAATTGGGAAGATTGAAGGATTTGAGGTGCTCAAGAAAGTGAAG ACTCTGTGTCTCCGTCAGAATTTGATTAAGCACATTGAaaacctggagcagctgcagaccTTGCGGGAGCTGGATCTCTATGACAATCAGATTCGGAAGATTGAGAACTTGGAGTCCCTGGTGGATCTTGA GATCCTGGACATCTCCTTTAATGTCCTGCGGCACATTGAAGGACTAGATCGGCTTACCCAACTGAAAAAACTCTTCCTTGTCAACAACAAAATCAGCAAAATTGAGAATTTGAGCAACTTGCAGATGCTGCAGATGTTAGAGTTGGGGTCCAATCGAATTCGG GCAATTGAAAACATCGATGCCTTGGCTAATCTCGACAGTCTGTTCCTTGGAAAGAATAAAATCACCAAGCTCCAGAACTTGGATGCGCTGACAAACCTGACTGTGCTCAGCATACAG AACAACCGTCTGACCAAGAttgaggggctgcagagcttgGTGAACCTGCGGGAGCTGTACCTCAGCCACAACGGCATCGAAGTCGTCGAGGGACTGGAGAACAAT AACAAACTCACAATGCTGGACATTGCAGCCAACAGAATTAAGAAGATCGAGAACATCAGTCACCtaacagagctgcaggagttcTGG aTGAATGACAACCTCGTGGAGAGCTGGAGCGACCTGGATGAGCTGAAAGGAGCCAAGAATTTGGAGACTGTCTACCTGGAGCGAAACCCCTTGCAGAAGGACCCCCAGTACCGGCGCAAGATCATGCTGGCGCTCCCGACCGTGCGGCAGATCGACGCCACCTTCGTTCGATTCTga
- the PPP1R7 gene encoding protein phosphatase 1 regulatory subunit 7 isoform X3, translated as MSKGAVRAARSAANGTPAREEAKRLEGPGVRRSRRPPLPFPPPPHAVPRAPRGSAAHLLQGRKGAVDKRIESEESGDEEGRKQAVRLVTELSQQSLRDEQNGESSAGEAETPVDMETISLDPEAEDVDLNHFRIGKIEGFEVLKKVKTLCLRQNLIKHIENLEQLQTLRELDLYDNQIRKIENLESLVDLEILDISFNVLRHIEGLDRLTQLKKLFLVNNKISKIENLSNLQMLQMLELGSNRIRAIENIDALANLDSLFLGKNKITKLQNLDALTNLTVLSIQNNRLTKIEGLQSLVNLRELYLSHNGIEVVEGLENNNKLTMLDIAANRIKKIENISHLTELQEFWMNDNLVESWSDLDELKGAKNLETVYLERNPLQKDPQYRRKIMLALPTVRQIDATFVRF; from the exons ATGAGCAAAGGCGCTGTGAGAGCGGCACGGAGCGCAGCGAATGGAACGCCAGCGCGGGAGGAGGCAAAACGGCTCGAGGGCCCGGGGGtccgccgctcccgccggcctcccctccccttcccgcCGCCGCCACACGCGGTGCCCCGCGCTCCGCGAGGCAGCGCCGCCCACCTGCTCCAGGGACGGAAGGGTGCGG TCGATAAGCGGATCGAGTCCGAGGAGTCGGGAGACGAGGAGGGGAGGAAGCAGGCGGTTCGCTTGGTGACAGAGCTCAGCCAGCAGAGCCTGCGGGATGAGCAGAACGGCGAGAGCTCCGCAG GGGAAGCGGAGACACCAGTGGACATGGAGACTATTAGCCTGGACCCAGAAGCTGAG GATGTTGACTTGAATCATTTCCGAATTGGGAAGATTGAAGGATTTGAGGTGCTCAAGAAAGTGAAG ACTCTGTGTCTCCGTCAGAATTTGATTAAGCACATTGAaaacctggagcagctgcagaccTTGCGGGAGCTGGATCTCTATGACAATCAGATTCGGAAGATTGAGAACTTGGAGTCCCTGGTGGATCTTGA GATCCTGGACATCTCCTTTAATGTCCTGCGGCACATTGAAGGACTAGATCGGCTTACCCAACTGAAAAAACTCTTCCTTGTCAACAACAAAATCAGCAAAATTGAGAATTTGAGCAACTTGCAGATGCTGCAGATGTTAGAGTTGGGGTCCAATCGAATTCGG GCAATTGAAAACATCGATGCCTTGGCTAATCTCGACAGTCTGTTCCTTGGAAAGAATAAAATCACCAAGCTCCAGAACTTGGATGCGCTGACAAACCTGACTGTGCTCAGCATACAG AACAACCGTCTGACCAAGAttgaggggctgcagagcttgGTGAACCTGCGGGAGCTGTACCTCAGCCACAACGGCATCGAAGTCGTCGAGGGACTGGAGAACAAT AACAAACTCACAATGCTGGACATTGCAGCCAACAGAATTAAGAAGATCGAGAACATCAGTCACCtaacagagctgcaggagttcTGG aTGAATGACAACCTCGTGGAGAGCTGGAGCGACCTGGATGAGCTGAAAGGAGCCAAGAATTTGGAGACTGTCTACCTGGAGCGAAACCCCTTGCAGAAGGACCCCCAGTACCGGCGCAAGATCATGCTGGCGCTCCCGACCGTGCGGCAGATCGACGCCACCTTCGTTCGATTCTga